The Coffea arabica cultivar ET-39 chromosome 2c, Coffea Arabica ET-39 HiFi, whole genome shotgun sequence genome includes the window ACTTGAAACAATAGAAACTTGCTATCAGAAGGGgggattaaaagaaataataataaaggaATCAAATTTCTTGACTATTTCATCCTGTCGAAAAACAATTAATTGTGTCAAGTGTGAACTCGTATGGCTCCTAACACTGGAGCGGTCTACTGACTATTTCATTGAATTTCTTGTATTCCTTTACATGCACATATTATTATTAACCAAGTTTTTTGGGCATTTCTCTTCCTTCATGGTACTGTGTATGATATTCCATCATACTAAATGATCTGACCTCAAAATGTTTGATATGAAGGGAGTTGCTGGGCGTTCTCAACAATAGGTGCAGTTGAAGGAATCAATCAGATTGTTACAGGAGAACTAGTGACCTTGTCAGAGCAGGAGCTGGTTGACTGTGACACATCTTACAACCAGGGTTGCAACGGCGGCGTGATGGATTATGCCTTCGAATTCATAATTAAGAATGGAGGCATTGATTCTGAGGAAGATTACCCTTACCATGCTCGTGGTGGCACATGTGATCAGTATCGGGTAAATATTAAGCCTTTAATCTTGAGAAACCATGTTGATTGCTTTACAAACAAATTTTTAATTATGAGCGAGCTAAATGGTTTTGGTTAATCTACTTCTTTGATTCAGAAAAATGCTCGGGTGGTCTCAATTGATGGTTATGAGGATGTTCCTGGAAATGACGAGAAGTCCTTGAAGAAAGCAGTGTCACATCAGCCGGTCAGTGTCGCCATTGAAGCAGGGGGCAGGGCATTTCAGCTTTACCACTCGGTATAATAGCATCATGCCTTTCCTTTTCCCAGTTTTAGTTATACTGCGGATGAGAATTAAACTTGCCATGCCATGACTGGTGGCGCTAGTGTCTTGCGTAGGGGTTTGTAAACAAAAGAGTTTCTCTCCCTGTGCGGTTACGGGTTGAAAATGTTTTCTGATAGCACTTTAAACTAACATGTTACCCGTTATATGTGTTATTTCTTGTTGTTCTGTGGACATTGACATTGATAGGTTAAATACTTGCAAAATGCATTGTTTCCTGCCCTATTTCAGGTTTTTGACCATTAGATTTCTTCATGAACCATTTAGGGTGTCTTCACCGGACAATGTGGAACACAGTTAGACCATGGTGTTGTTGCTGTTGGATATGGTACTGAAAATGGAGTAGATTACTGGACCGTGAGGAACTCATGGGGACCAAGTTGGGGAGAGAATGGCTACATCAGGCTTGAGAGGAACGTGGCCAATGTCACCACTGGGAAATGTGGAATTGCCATTGAACCGTCTTATCCTGTGAAGACCGGTGCCAACCCTCCAAATCCCGGCCCATCTCCTCCCTCTCCGGTAAAACCTCCATCTGTTTGTGATGACTACTACACATGCCCTGAAGCAAGCACATGCTGCTGTGTCTATGAATATGGCAACTACTGCTTTGGCTGGGGATGCTGTCCGCTTGAGTCTGCTACTTGCTGTGACGATCGGTCTAGCTGCTGCCCACATGATTACCCCATCTGCGATCTTGACGAGGGCACTTGTCTGATGGTAGTATAGAATGTCCATTAATGCTAGAGCTATGTTTGCCAGCTCTTTCTTTTAGCTTACTGATTGTGTATTTTGATGATGTGACAGAGCAAAGACAATCCACTCAAGGTAGCAGCATTGAAGAGGGGTCCTGCTAGACTCACTGGGCGTGGTGCTCGTGCTAGCAGTAAAGTTAGCAGTTCTTGAGGAATGTTTATATGTTTGCTGTGCTGTGTGTGGGCGGGAGCTGAATATGCTGGACTTGTAGAAGACGGGTCCAATTAAAGCTTGTACAGCTTGGGCGAACGCCTAGCCCCTTGTGGCTGCAGATGTTTTTATGCATTGTTCCATTGTAAATAGTACTACTAGTTTCTTTCAAGTTACTTCACGAATGGAACTGTAAACCTTATTTTTATTTACATTCAAAGAAGTACAGTTTGTCGTTCAGCGATTCATTGTTGGCTTCCTCCCTTGTTTTGGATATATATGATTGCTGCTCTCTGAGTAGATGCAGATGGCATCATTCAGACCACCAAACGAAGTAGGCATTCTTTTTGGTCTGGTACTATACCTGTTGTTGTCTGGTACCATATATATATGCCTGTTGCTTCAGGAAGCAAAATCCTTAATGCATCACCTGCGATATTGACTGGGTACTCTATTAAATAACCGAATTTATTTGATCATCGTGGCTGAGAAATGATGGGGATAACGGATTAGATTTGCAAAAACCTCAAATTAACAACAATGAAGATTCTGTTACTGAATAGGCATCAGTGGTGTAAAATTTTCCTTATATACAGTGTGTATAAATCAATTAAGATGACGATACAAGTCAAGCTTCCTGTTATCACCGAGGAAGAGAAAAAAGTCACCctgattttctctttcttgtgttCTCCCTTCTGTTCTTgcttaaattttcttttctaacttgAACACCCAAACTAGGCATTAGTGTAGTGTTACTATTtgtattaaaaatttaaattcaaggaATGAAAAATACaccaaagggaaaaaagaaactactactACTAGTTCTTACAAGTTAATTGTTTTAGggttaaatgcagaaaaccccACAAAGTATCACAGGTATTGCACTTTATGCTCTAAACTATTTTAAAAAGCACTTTATATTCCCAATCAactaaaaaatgattaaaaaaattaacttcttttttaaatttatgaATTAACCTACTTATCCACCCTAAAAAAGTTTTAAGTGGCAAGAATATCCTTTGGTGAGAAAAAACTTTCACTTAAATAAACTAAAAGTTTCAGTTCATAAGAAAAGTCTAATGACTCTAATTTTGAGTTGTACTTTTGATTTATTATATACAGACGATTAATTGAATAATtaaggcttttttttttatacttctAAATCTTAGGTACTGTATCGAACCTTTCTTAtgagatttcaaataaattttgttattaCATAAAGATATGGCATTGTGATGTGCTAGACAAGATAATGAGATTTTAGAAATTGCAATAGTGAttcttcagttttttttttgttgccttTATGTATGTGTTTTCAATTAGAATTTTATTATAAAGTGGGAATTAGTCtatttaaagtgaaaaaatttTCCCATTAAAAGGGTATTTAAGCCACTTAAACTTTTAATGGAGGATAAACCAGTCACTTAATCAATTACTTGGATGGAGTTAATTTTTCCATCATTTTTTTAGTTAACTAATGGAGTAAATTGCCTGTTAAAATAGTTTAAGGTGTCAAGTACAATTGATCCAGTAGTCTGTAGAGGTTCTTGACATTTAACCCAATATTTTATCTAAACCATATGTTAAATGTTGTTCTTGAACAATTCATGACCATGATTGGTTAACAAAATACATAAGGTTTAGATAACTGCATGTACACCACAATATTCATGAGTGAGAttcacaaaaatttattttatatttattttttattcaaagCAAGTTATACCTTGAAGGATTGGATATATACATCTtgggggaattttttttttttttttttattgctttgAGCATTTGGTATCCCCCCACCAGTAGTAAGACTAATCCGGATTCGGATCGAGGAGGATCCGAATCCGTTACATCTCGTGCAATTGAACAAAATGCAGTTAACGCCCAAGTCCGGGATGATAATAATAAGAAGCTAGAGTACCGACCCGAGTGGGTGGATGCAGATAAAAGTAGAAAGAACGAGGACTTGTAGGTAAATAGGGAGTAATTCCTAGACGGGATCCTTCAATCTGTCACTTCATTTTCGCAGAgaagaattaaagaaagaagtagatacacacaaaAAATATCAGTACGAGAAAAGCTACGAGAGAAGGACGACGTCGTTACGGAAAACCGCTCTACAACCGTGAACCGCCCGCTCTTCTTTGGCTCCCGTTGACTCCTTTTCTCCATCAGGTATTTGGGAGCTCTAATTTACTTTAATAATTTCTGCAAATGATGAAATCGTGTATCCATGCAGGTATACTGATTGATAGGATAATTTTGTGGTTTTGTTTTAGACGACTGGATATTTACTTGCTgatgtcttttattactttgagTTGTTAACGGAAGCTCGAAAATTTTGTTGATAATTGTGGATCGCTATTCAGTTGGGTCTATAACTTAATTGAAGCATTTTACTGTTTAAGTTTTCCTAGAATTTGGCAATTCTTTGACTAGCACTTCAATTTCTATCCGTAAAACCTCTTGCCTTGAGTTATTAAACAATCTTTATTGTTTGTAAGCTTGCTATTGGTTGTTTGGtgtctggatttttttttcgtTTCGACGGCAAAACCATGTGAATGTAAGTTCTCATCTTGCTAGTTTCTCGTACATCGCGGATgtaatagtaaagtataaaggCCTAACTTTTTAATCAATGTGTCCAGTATACTTCTTGTTATAGTGAATCCAATCACGAGAAGCTGATAATGGAGTTAGGAATGTCAAATTAGGATATGTCAGTAAAGTTCTCAGATGAAATTACTTTCGAGTAAGATTGATTACTGGAAATGCATATTATATTTTTGGCCATGCTGGAAAATGGTCTGTATTTATGGAGGATTTGTTTCACAAGGAGGTCATAGCTCCAATTTTATGAATTCCTCTACTGGTTTTGCTGTTTATCTATTAACTAATTCATGAGATGTAGTAGTTGTTTTCTGACAAATATTATACTGATAGTGTTCTGTTGTGCTGTATTGGATATGCTTAGAACATTCAGAATATTGATTTCGTTCTTCAATCTAGTCTTATATCTGCAGTTTAGAGTCGTGTTACTCTAATCTGTTGGCCCAGGCAGAGTGGTTGTGGTGAATTTGAATCACCTACTTCTGCTTTTGATTTGTTTGATATGAAAAACTTCTCTCATGGAAACATTGTTATACATAGTGAATGCTTTAAATTGCATCCTGTTGGCTATGTTCACTTTCTAAGAAGGTTGAAATGCTTGAGTTTGGATTTTTAGATAGCATTCTATCTGCAAGTTTTTTTTGTTCATTAAGAAAGAGAATGTTTTACCAGGACGGTACCATATGTTGTGTAGATGGTGATAAATTGTGTCTCTTTTGTTGTATTTCCTTTCCTCTCTCCCTACAAAAGGACCTTCTCCAAGATTTCTTTTTCGGATAAGGGCCTAGGGGTTCGTAGAAACTCATGCTGAGAGTATTGATAGAGATGATGCATTTGATGACAAGAAGCCTGCATCATTTTCTTATGCCTTATTTGTTTAACCCCATGTTAGGGCATTTTATGGTGTCTTTGTTCTtatcattttttccctttttccttctctccGGGTCCAGTGTTTTAGGAGGTTGGTGTTTTTGAATAAACAATTTAGGAGAATTGTGCTGTAAGAATGGAATCAGAATCTTCTGAACTATCAAATACATCACATGGTCAAACATCAGATGTACCGGTGGCATCTGCAACGGATTCTGCTCAACAGAATTCAGGACAAGATGCACCTTCTAGAGCATCAGTATCTGGAATCTCCAATTGGGCAAAGAATTTGAAAATCCCCCAGTCATTGGTAGGATCCCAGAATGAATCACCTACTGaaagttcaggaaaatcatCCTTTTCACGTTTCACCAGTGGATTTGGATTGCGCCTGTCTCCAAAGGCTTCTCAGCAAGGAGAAAACTCTGATGGAACTCAACCAGCGGCACAGTCTGGTTTTATCGGAACAATTACAAAAGGAATTGTGGATTCTTCTAAAAGTGCTGTAAAAGCTGTTCAGGTTAAGGCTCGGCATGTTGTATCTCAAAATAAACGAAGATATCAGGTTGCTTGCTTATGCTTTTAGTGGTCTAATTCTTTCTGAATTTTCTAGGCTTCCTTTGTATGTGTATCTGTATTTGTTTCAAACCCTccccccacacacacacacaaaaaaccCCACTTTGGTGTTATTTAAGTTTGCAAACTATTGAGAACCTATTATTTTCTGTCTGGCTTTCTGTCTCGACATAGTGGGTGGAAGTGTTTTTCAAACAATAGAACTTCTGTTCTTCAAACCTCACCAATGAACTAATGTGTTTCCTAACATTAATTATTGCGCTGTCTGCTAAAGTAAGAGTACTTTGTTTAAATTGGTTGGCTTTGTTGGATGCTACATGATGGCTGACCCAAGTACTGCAGAATTTTACATGAGGCCTCTGTTTGttgtaataaaaaattttccaaagctGGAATACTTTGTTTTGTGCATCATTCTGCCTGTTGAACTGCGCCATATGCAACGTGGTCGATGGTGTTTTTATGGTGGAAGAGGTTGTGGCttttgattcatttcatgtccTTTCTCATTAATGGTTGATCTAAAACATGAAGTTGCGTTGAATGAATTGGGATTTCATGTTGTGATCAGAATTGATTCATAATGCttcaaataagaaataaatggCTCAGGATGTATCATTCTTGATACCCAGAGGTAATTTTTGTCTAGGGCTACCTTGAACCCCATGCGGCGTTTATCTTCCCTTTTGGCTGTAAAGATTAGTATTCTTCCTGCTTGTCCACTTAACTGTGATGACACTGGGCTTGAACCTTGTAAAATAGTATGTGGATCTTTTTTGTCAATATTGTAGGGTTATCTACTGAATTGTATCTTTTGGCTGCTTTGCATATTACTTTAGTGAGTGGGTATGCAATTATGACCTTTCCTGCTGTCTCAGGAAGGTGGATTTGACTTGGATATGACGTACATCACTGAGAATATAATTGCTATGGGTTTCCCTGCTGGTGACATGAGCTCTGGGTTTTTTGGCTATGTTGAGGTAACAAGCTGTGATAGTATGCATCTGAATCTTTATATGACTGGCAATAAACTTATACTGATGGATAATCATATCTAGGGATTTTATCGAAACCACATGGAAGAAgttattaaattttttgaaacccATCACAAGGTATTTACTTCCTTCCTTAACACATGTATCTATCTACTGCTAtcaaatactaatccatatgcaagtaaaaataatgcattttttttatttaacattTTCACACCAAGTATTTGGTATTCTACTACAGCACAAATAATTCCTTGACCATAGCCTGTTCATGCTGGTTGGCCactatttttctctctttgatCTGTTCTTAAATGCAGGACAAATACAAGGTCTACAACCTTTGTTCTGAGAGATTATATGATGTGTCATTGTTCGAGGGAAAGGTGTGTTATCATTCTTGCTGTTGTCTGCTCTTTGGTGTTTAACATTCAGTAATCAACTTGTGGtggtttcatttttcttatttaatttaCTTTGTTAGTCGTACTTCTCTTGTTATTCTTTTAGATCCTGTAGCATGTCTGGACTATTATGGGATTTAATAACAGGACGTGATTTGCTATTTAAATCTGTCCTCTGTGCACAGCATCAACTTTTAAGTACTGATTGTTGTCAATATCGTGCACCTGCATGGGGATATGGTGGTGAAAAATGGTTCTTTCTGATTGCAGAAAGGGATACATGCACTGACATTTTCAAGTTGGTTCTGTCTCACTGAAAAATCCCTAATTTTCCTTTTGATATGACATAAGACTGGTTTATGCTTCTGTGCTGCATGTTACTTTCTGGAGAAGTATTAGAATCTTAGAAGTGTAGTATTCAGTTTGTCATCTCCAAATCTGCCCAGTAAATATCAGTTTGTTCAAATTATTACTTGTAGAAAGGTTGTGCAGTCCTTAGAATCATTTAGACCAATATCACCCTAGTGACTTTGTGTTTTACTTATATGATATTCGAGTCATTATGTTCTGTAGTAGTAATTAAGAGTATTTTCTGCACCATGCCTTTGCATCTGTGCATTCCTCATATTAGAAGCAAAGTTTCAAAGTCTTGACTGCTCttaaatttgatgtaattttgcaGGTGGCCAGTTTCCCCTTTGACGACCATAATTGCCCGCCTGTTCAACTCATCATCTCATTTTGTCATAGTGCATATTCATGGTTGAAGGAGGATATTGAGAATGTTGTGGTTGTGCACTGCAAGGCCGGAATGGCTAGGACTGGGTTGATGATATCTAGCCTTCTTCTCTacttgaaggtaaaatttccaGATCCTACATAAGTTTTCTGTGGCATACATATATTCCTAGTACATTGTTTGTCAGTAAAATTTATCTGTTGAAAGTTGTTTTGCCTTGAATTTTACAGCAGAACTTTGCTATATTAAGTTATCTGGTTTCATTTTCTTACAGTTCTTTCCCACGGCTGAGGAGTCTATTGATTACTACAATCAAAAAAGGTGTTTTGATGGAAAGGCTCTTGTTCTTCCTAGTCAGATTGTGAGTCTAATTTGAGTCTGCTTCAATCCTTCTTCCAATTCTTTCTTGCGATGTGGAGGGTGCATCCTTCTTACTATGAACTTTTTCATGACAGAGGTATGTCAAATACTTTGAACGTATCTTAACCTACTTCAATGGAGAAAACCAGCCTGGGCGCAGGTAATTGGCTCTATATTGTGCTCTAAAAGATGTTTAGGGCAACAATTTTTATGTTGCACAGTTATTCATAATTAATAAATCTGGCTATGTAGTGACTGAATGTTGACACGCTTGCTTAGCTACAAATCAGGTTTAGTGGGTATAATATTTTTTGGAATGCATTACACAGGTGCATGCTTAGAGGATTCCGGCTTCACAGATGTCCTTATTGGGTCAGGCCAGCTATCACTGTATCTGATCACAGTGGTAATCATCATCCTTTCTGTCCTATGCAGTCCTATTTATGCTTATCTGTCACCTGTTTGTATTTTGtacatttaattatttttcgtTTTAGAATGTTTCCCCCTGATTATCCTATTTGATTTTAATCAGGGTCAGCTTATTAATTTCCTCAAGTAAAATTGTAGCACCGCTGTGCAAATTCTCTTTCCCATGTTTTTACATGCCTCTGCATCACTGTGGTGCCTGGGAGTTGCCTCTCCTATTATAATGTGctttaaaaagttttttttttttttttttttataatttttgaccGGTTACCAGGTTTAAGGTTCTACACTTCTACTGCCATTTTTCATTTGACTTTGTTGCATTTATTTAGTTGCCTGATAACTCCAATTAGCCACAATTTCATCAGTCCTTTTGTTGTTATTTCTTGGATTATTGTACCATATGCTATTTGGTTTTCCATTCCACATTGATGGACTACCGTTCTTGTTTCCTGCCTTATATTTGATAACACACTTTCAGTAGTTTGTCAGAAGATGTATGCTACTTCTGGTGTTTAAATTGATTTATGCATTATCTTCAGGAGTGCTGTTCTCGACAAGGAAACATCCAAGAACGAAAGATCTTGCGGTAGGTCTTTATGAAACTTAATGGCCACAATTTCCACCGAAAAAGTTTATAGATGAACCATATTTTAGTTACACTAAAGTTCACTAATTTTCAAGTGAAAGTTGAAGTGTAACTGGTTAGAGAAGTGTTGCATATTGCTTAACCAATCTGCTACTTAGATGGGGTTTTAGTTTTGGGTTGTATATAGTTTGAGAGGCCTAGAGGCAGTGAATTTTATGTGACTACAGAATATAGACGAGGACTCTGTTTTTCTCTTTAAGAAATTGATACCTAGTCATGCGAGATGCTACAATTATAATTATCGTGTTTAGATGTTTTTCTATGAGTAATTCATAAATATGCCTAGATATGATAAACTATCAGGTACATACTGAAAATTTTACCAGCATAGTGTTATATATATGGTAGGAAGTTTAGTAGTTTTGACCAGAATACTGTTATGTAGTAGGAAGATTAGTAGTTATCGTCTTGCCAGTTGTCAAAACTGCTGTCCAACATCctcaaataagaaaatgaaaagtgaGTAGTTGTCA containing:
- the LOC113726456 gene encoding cysteine proteinase mucunain-like, which gives rise to MASFKCFLGFFLAFLVVSSALDMSIIDYDKKHKSSDDDEVKALYESWLVKHGKNYNALGEKEKRFEIFKDNLRFIKEHNAQDRPYKLGLNRFADLTNDEYRSMFVGGRMDRSTRLMNRRSNDRYALRAGDSLPESVDWRAKGAVAPVKDQGQCGSCWAFSTIGAVEGINQIVTGELVTLSEQELVDCDTSYNQGCNGGVMDYAFEFIIKNGGIDSEEDYPYHARGGTCDQYRKNARVVSIDGYEDVPGNDEKSLKKAVSHQPVSVAIEAGGRAFQLYHSGVFTGQCGTQLDHGVVAVGYGTENGVDYWTVRNSWGPSWGENGYIRLERNVANVTTGKCGIAIEPSYPVKTGANPPNPGPSPPSPVKPPSVCDDYYTCPEASTCCCVYEYGNYCFGWGCCPLESATCCDDRSSCCPHDYPICDLDEGTCLMSKDNPLKVAALKRGPARLTGRGARASSKVSSS
- the LOC113726457 gene encoding phosphatidylinositol 3,4,5-trisphosphate 3-phosphatase and protein-tyrosine-phosphatase PTEN2A — translated: MESESSELSNTSHGQTSDVPVASATDSAQQNSGQDAPSRASVSGISNWAKNLKIPQSLVGSQNESPTESSGKSSFSRFTSGFGLRLSPKASQQGENSDGTQPAAQSGFIGTITKGIVDSSKSAVKAVQVKARHVVSQNKRRYQEGGFDLDMTYITENIIAMGFPAGDMSSGFFGYVEGFYRNHMEEVIKFFETHHKDKYKVYNLCSERLYDVSLFEGKVASFPFDDHNCPPVQLIISFCHSAYSWLKEDIENVVVVHCKAGMARTGLMISSLLLYLKFFPTAEESIDYYNQKRCFDGKALVLPSQIRYVKYFERILTYFNGENQPGRRCMLRGFRLHRCPYWVRPAITVSDHSGVLFSTRKHPRTKDLAPEDYWFSAPKKGIMVFALPGEPGLTELAGDFKIHFHDRQGDFYCWLNTTMIENRKILNTSDLDGFDKRKLPSPGFQVEVVLVDYDAAVPPTRHSETANDKTVESSGADTASEPSPVAVHEAAVVESSDKNSGSNEKDDVFSDSEAEETGSSRRGEVSGAPESRKSVDKNIDGSDQKTSLDQSKHLTRETERLSLGSTGSVQNEPRKDAVKGSIPNPEVTSSTANVSQFKAMAADASVFTFGDEEDYESE